A DNA window from Sphingopyxis sp. CCNWLW2 contains the following coding sequences:
- the ftsZ gene encoding cell division protein FtsZ: MSINIGPPQVDELKPRIAVIGVGGAGGNAIANMIAARVEGVDFIVANTDAQALNASPAERRIQLGTQITQGLGAGSRPEVGRAAAEESIIQVEEALNGAHMCFVAAGMGGGTGTGAAPVIAKAARDRGILTVGVVTKPFTFEGARRMRSADSGIAELQDHVDTLIVIPNQNLFLVANPNTTFKEAFTMADEVLQQGVRGITDLMVMPGLINLDFADVRSVMREMGKAMMGTGEAEGDGRALEAAQKAIANPLLDGVSMAGAKGVIISITGGEDMRLMEVDEAANHIRELVDPDANIIWGSAFNDNLDGKIRVSVVATGIDSNGETAAQASPATRSFSFAPARAATPAPVVEETVEPAVQEEVLAETASVEDKDPAPGFSLGDTAERDAPVAAAEEEPMELSQVAASYDDTADELVLDAPEAPAEYRSAPAADPTPADEAPARSVGGGTLFERMSRLSRGASAPDSDDGGKEDGVDIPRFLGRQNNQ; the protein is encoded by the coding sequence ATGAGCATCAATATTGGCCCGCCGCAGGTCGACGAGCTGAAGCCGCGCATCGCGGTGATCGGCGTCGGCGGTGCGGGTGGCAATGCCATCGCAAACATGATCGCCGCACGTGTCGAGGGCGTCGATTTCATCGTCGCGAACACCGACGCGCAGGCGCTCAACGCTTCGCCGGCCGAACGGCGCATCCAGCTGGGGACACAGATCACCCAGGGGCTGGGCGCGGGTTCGCGGCCCGAGGTCGGCCGCGCGGCCGCCGAGGAAAGCATCATCCAGGTCGAAGAGGCGCTGAACGGCGCGCATATGTGCTTCGTCGCGGCTGGCATGGGCGGGGGCACCGGCACCGGTGCGGCGCCCGTGATCGCCAAGGCCGCGCGCGATCGCGGCATCCTGACCGTCGGCGTCGTGACCAAGCCCTTCACCTTCGAAGGCGCGCGCCGCATGCGTTCGGCGGACTCGGGCATTGCCGAGCTGCAGGATCATGTCGACACGCTGATCGTCATTCCGAACCAGAACCTGTTCCTGGTCGCCAACCCGAACACGACCTTCAAAGAAGCCTTCACCATGGCGGATGAAGTGTTGCAGCAGGGCGTGCGCGGCATCACCGACCTGATGGTCATGCCCGGCCTGATCAACCTCGACTTCGCCGACGTGCGCAGCGTGATGCGCGAAATGGGCAAGGCGATGATGGGCACCGGCGAAGCCGAAGGCGATGGCCGTGCGCTCGAAGCCGCCCAGAAAGCGATCGCCAACCCGCTGCTCGACGGCGTGTCGATGGCGGGCGCGAAGGGCGTCATCATCTCGATCACCGGCGGCGAGGACATGCGCCTGATGGAAGTCGACGAAGCCGCGAACCATATCCGCGAGCTGGTCGATCCCGACGCCAACATCATCTGGGGCAGCGCCTTTAACGACAACCTCGACGGCAAGATCCGCGTGTCGGTCGTTGCGACCGGAATCGACAGCAACGGCGAAACGGCGGCGCAGGCATCGCCCGCGACGCGCAGCTTCTCCTTCGCTCCCGCGCGCGCAGCGACCCCTGCTCCGGTGGTCGAAGAGACGGTCGAGCCGGCGGTTCAGGAAGAAGTCCTCGCCGAAACCGCGTCGGTGGAAGACAAGGATCCGGCCCCCGGCTTCTCGCTGGGCGACACCGCCGAGCGCGATGCTCCGGTAGCCGCGGCCGAAGAAGAACCGATGGAATTGTCGCAGGTCGCCGCGAGCTATGACGATACCGCCGACGAGCTTGTGCTCGATGCGCCCGAAGCGCCGGCCGAATATCGCTCGGCGCCTGCAGCGGATCCGACACCGGCGGACGAAGCGCCCGCACGGTCGGTCGGTGGCGGAACACTGTTCGAGCGCATGTCGCGCCTGTCGCGCGGGGCTTCGGCGCCCGACAGCGACGACGGCGGCAAGGAGGACGGTGTTGATATTCCGCGCTTCCTGGGGCGGCAGAACAACCAGTAA
- a CDS encoding tetratricopeptide repeat protein, with the protein MRQAKLTAKPARARRIVGALGALLFGTAALSSVHAQVTPPDPATKAAMEKRTAARALLSSSLARIASNNSDTSALLNAGRASIELEDYRAALGFLVRAEQASPRDGAVKAALGSAVVHMENPTRALDYFGEAQLMGAPERLFLADRGLARDLLGQQDAAQRDYQLALSIAPNDELTRRYALSLGISGDADRAIALLTPQLRAQDRGAWRLRAMILAMNGRDKEATDIVNATMPPAMAQNIMPYLTQMDRLNPAQQAAAAHFGRFPNGQLGPKRKPVQVAAATPPPAPPSAAPGKRQATRDQRRTTMSAAPAPSARKPVSEPVTRPAATTPAAAVSAPATSTPPGASAPVLRSPFQQTIRKPIEAPTPSPTPSPAPTQAVGAVPPPASTPAASAPEPIGVAVDAGKGPVGPGFSIADMGRSTGAVSTGAVPPAATEAVAPASSPAVNMAAATPASVSAAPLASLADIVGSIEIPAEELAQSDNAVGADTLAKLMADKRKAEAAEAAKREKDSAAAKLKAEADAKAKEEAAEKKANPARIWVQVATGANAKALATDFGKFAKKSPAVFKGKSGATTEWGKTRRLLVGPFKDRKAAQDWLGDYKKAGGDGFLFNSEAGQSVDPVK; encoded by the coding sequence ATGCGGCAAGCGAAATTGACGGCGAAGCCGGCGCGCGCACGGCGGATCGTCGGCGCGCTCGGTGCGCTGCTGTTTGGAACGGCCGCACTGTCGTCCGTTCATGCGCAGGTGACGCCGCCCGATCCCGCGACCAAGGCGGCGATGGAGAAGCGGACCGCGGCGCGCGCGCTGCTGTCCTCCTCACTCGCGCGCATCGCGTCGAACAACAGCGACACGTCCGCGCTGCTCAATGCCGGCCGCGCGTCGATCGAGCTGGAGGATTATCGCGCCGCGCTCGGCTTTCTCGTTCGTGCCGAACAGGCGAGCCCGCGCGACGGCGCGGTCAAGGCCGCGCTCGGTTCGGCGGTGGTCCATATGGAAAACCCGACGCGTGCGCTCGATTATTTCGGCGAAGCGCAGTTGATGGGTGCGCCTGAGCGGTTGTTCCTCGCCGACCGCGGCCTCGCGCGCGACCTGCTGGGACAGCAGGACGCGGCGCAGCGCGATTACCAGCTCGCGCTGTCGATCGCGCCCAACGACGAACTGACGCGGCGCTATGCGCTGTCGCTTGGGATCAGCGGCGATGCCGATCGCGCGATAGCGTTGCTGACGCCGCAATTGCGCGCGCAGGACCGCGGCGCCTGGCGCCTGCGGGCGATGATCCTCGCGATGAACGGCCGCGACAAGGAAGCGACCGACATCGTCAACGCGACGATGCCGCCGGCGATGGCGCAGAACATCATGCCCTATCTGACCCAGATGGACCGGCTCAATCCCGCGCAACAGGCGGCGGCCGCCCACTTCGGGCGCTTCCCGAACGGGCAATTGGGGCCAAAGCGCAAGCCGGTGCAGGTTGCCGCCGCTACGCCGCCGCCGGCCCCGCCGAGCGCAGCGCCGGGCAAGCGTCAGGCAACGCGCGACCAGCGGCGAACCACCATGTCGGCGGCGCCCGCGCCGTCAGCCCGCAAACCTGTTTCGGAACCGGTCACCCGGCCGGCCGCCACAACGCCCGCCGCGGCTGTGTCCGCGCCTGCGACGTCGACACCGCCCGGAGCGTCCGCCCCGGTGCTGCGTTCGCCGTTTCAGCAGACCATTCGTAAGCCAATCGAAGCCCCCACGCCGAGTCCGACCCCGAGCCCGGCCCCAACGCAGGCGGTCGGCGCTGTCCCGCCACCCGCCTCGACACCCGCCGCCTCGGCGCCCGAGCCGATCGGCGTGGCGGTCGATGCCGGCAAGGGACCGGTCGGCCCGGGCTTCTCGATCGCCGACATGGGCCGTTCGACGGGCGCCGTGTCGACGGGCGCCGTGCCGCCCGCCGCGACCGAAGCCGTTGCGCCCGCCTCGTCGCCGGCGGTGAATATGGCAGCCGCCACGCCGGCATCCGTTTCGGCGGCGCCGCTCGCCTCGCTCGCCGACATCGTCGGATCGATCGAGATCCCGGCCGAAGAACTGGCGCAGAGTGACAATGCCGTCGGCGCCGACACGCTCGCCAAGCTGATGGCAGACAAGCGCAAGGCCGAGGCGGCCGAGGCGGCGAAGCGCGAAAAAGACAGTGCTGCCGCGAAATTGAAGGCAGAAGCCGACGCGAAAGCCAAGGAAGAAGCGGCCGAGAAGAAGGCCAATCCGGCGCGCATCTGGGTGCAGGTCGCGACCGGTGCGAATGCCAAGGCGCTCGCGACCGATTTCGGCAAATTTGCGAAAAAGAGCCCTGCCGTATTCAAGGGCAAATCGGGCGCGACGACCGAATGGGGCAAGACACGCCGTCTGCTCGTCGGCCCGTTCAAGGACCGCAAGGCGGCACAGGATTGGCTGGGCGACTATAAGAAGGCGGGCGGCGACGGCTTCCTGTTCAACAGCGAGGCGGGCCAGTCCGTCGATCCGGTCAAGTGA